The following are from one region of the Apostichopus japonicus isolate 1M-3 chromosome 17, ASM3797524v1, whole genome shotgun sequence genome:
- the LOC139954696 gene encoding uncharacterized protein produces the protein MILLTRAEETSDLATENEDERPSKRRKLQNRRYVSSSDDTEEEAESRFTLPPPIQPLVPLTTPLTSNINPPDPVVSPISARHSTGSTQSLAGSSWNISSMSTPDFIVNATQKKILMILAEIKAEVRNLKRQTVANSHLIQSLKASHLDLEELPDDVNLPLSSVPLLTETFG, from the exons ATGATCTTATTGACAAGGGCTGAGGAGACTTCAGACTTAGCTACTGAAAATGAAGATGAGAGGCCATCAAAGCGCAGGAAGTT GCAAAATCGCCGGTATGTGTCTTCCTCTGACGACACAGAAGAAGAAGCTGAGAGCAGATTCACCCTTCCTCCACCGATTCAGCCATTGGTTCCCCTTACAACGCCATTGACCTCCAATATAAATCCTCCTGATCCTGTTGTATCACCAATAAGTGCAAGGCACTCTACCGGGTCTACCCAGTCACTAGCAGGGTCCAGTTGGAACATATCTTCCATGTCAACCCCAGATTTCATTGTTAATG CAACTCAGAAGAAGATCCTTATGATTTTGGCAGAAATAAAAGCTGAAGTAAGGAACCTGAAGCGCCAAACAGTTGCAAATTCCCATTTAATTCAATCCCTTAAGGCCTCCCATTTGGATTTGGAGGAACTGCCAGATGATGTAAACTTGCCCCTTTCATCTGTTCCACTTCTGACAGAAACGTTTGGGTAA